One Curtobacterium sp. MCLR17_007 DNA window includes the following coding sequences:
- a CDS encoding inorganic phosphate transporter, producing the protein MDVLVIVVLVIVVALVFDFTNGFHDTANAMATSVATGALKPRTAVLISAVLNLVGAFLSTEVAKTVSQGIIREGQDGIHITPTMIFAGLVGAVLWNLATWYFGLPSSSTHALFGGLIGASIIGSGLNSVDWATVVSKVVLPALLSPVIAGVIALVATFVAYRLTKNATTHGAATGFRHGQTISASLVSLAHGTNDAQKTMGVITLTLIAANYQDAGTGPAIWVILACGLAIALGTYMGGWRIMQTVGKKISDVQSPQGFAAETSSAATILVSSHLGFALSTTHVTSGSVVGSGLGKKLADVHWGVVGRIVIAWVITLPAAALVGGLATWLASTSVIGLVLVAVLALAAGLTFYTLAKRKPISAADIHEGDTEHEPVAAAKN; encoded by the coding sequence ATGGACGTCCTCGTCATCGTCGTGCTCGTGATCGTGGTGGCCCTCGTGTTCGACTTCACGAACGGGTTCCACGACACCGCCAACGCCATGGCCACGTCGGTCGCAACCGGGGCGCTCAAGCCCCGGACCGCCGTGCTCATCTCCGCCGTGCTCAACCTCGTCGGCGCATTCCTGTCCACCGAGGTCGCCAAGACGGTCTCGCAGGGCATCATCCGTGAAGGCCAGGACGGCATCCACATCACCCCGACGATGATCTTCGCGGGTCTGGTCGGCGCCGTGCTCTGGAACCTCGCCACCTGGTACTTCGGCCTGCCGTCGTCGTCCACCCACGCCCTGTTCGGCGGGCTGATCGGTGCGTCGATCATCGGCTCGGGACTGAACTCGGTCGACTGGGCGACGGTGGTGTCGAAGGTCGTGCTGCCCGCACTGCTGTCCCCGGTCATCGCCGGCGTGATCGCGCTCGTGGCGACCTTCGTCGCGTACCGCCTCACGAAGAACGCGACGACCCACGGCGCCGCCACGGGCTTCCGGCACGGGCAGACCATCTCGGCCTCGCTCGTGTCGCTCGCGCACGGGACGAACGACGCGCAGAAGACGATGGGCGTCATCACGCTGACCCTCATCGCCGCCAACTACCAGGACGCCGGCACCGGCCCGGCGATCTGGGTCATCCTGGCCTGTGGGCTCGCGATCGCACTCGGCACCTACATGGGCGGGTGGCGCATCATGCAGACCGTCGGCAAGAAGATCTCCGACGTGCAGTCCCCGCAGGGCTTCGCCGCCGAGACCAGTTCGGCCGCGACGATCCTGGTGTCGTCGCACCTCGGCTTCGCGCTGTCCACCACCCACGTCACGAGCGGGTCGGTCGTCGGTTCCGGCCTCGGCAAGAAGCTCGCCGACGTGCACTGGGGTGTCGTCGGTCGGATCGTGATCGCCTGGGTGATCACGCTCCCCGCCGCGGCGCTCGTCGGTGGGCTGGCCACGTGGCTGGCGTCGACCTCGGTGATCGGGCTCGTGCTCGTCGCGGTGCTGGCGCTCGCGGCCGGGCTGACGTTCTACACCCTGGCCAAGCGCAAGCCGATCTCGGCCGCCGACATCCACGAGGGCGACACGGAGCACGAGCCCGTGGCCGCCGCGAAGAACTGA
- a CDS encoding alpha/beta hydrolase yields MPTFSAARGDSSFVDPHGIEIVYSTWRAGRPKGVVQIAHGVGEYALRYERLAQDLVRAGYTVVANDHRGHGRTGLGQWEGDHTKLGRLGPGGLRAAIAAVEQTSRIARLETPGVPLVLLGHSWGSLMAQRIINTSSRAYDGVVLSATAYRLPGTMNGGDLNRRHVGTGPTRFEWLSRDRAIVDAMSVDPLVVDANVIKLFGLADALRLLGVPRRNIERDVPVLLQVGSDDSLGGPRSVERLARAYRGRGGLSDVTVQVYEGARHEVYNETNRDEVVADLVAWLGRLAAA; encoded by the coding sequence GTGCCCACGTTCTCAGCTGCCCGCGGCGACTCCTCCTTCGTCGATCCGCACGGGATCGAGATCGTGTACTCGACCTGGCGGGCCGGCCGGCCGAAGGGCGTCGTGCAGATCGCCCACGGCGTTGGTGAGTACGCCCTGCGGTACGAGCGCCTGGCGCAGGACCTCGTCCGCGCCGGGTACACCGTCGTCGCCAACGACCACCGCGGGCACGGCCGGACCGGACTCGGGCAGTGGGAGGGCGACCACACCAAGCTCGGCAGGCTCGGCCCCGGCGGGCTCCGAGCAGCGATCGCCGCAGTCGAGCAGACCTCGCGGATCGCCCGGCTGGAGACACCCGGGGTCCCGCTCGTGCTGCTCGGGCACTCCTGGGGATCGCTGATGGCGCAGCGGATCATCAACACCTCGAGCCGGGCCTACGACGGTGTGGTGCTCTCCGCGACGGCGTACCGGCTGCCCGGGACGATGAACGGCGGGGACCTGAACCGTCGGCACGTCGGCACCGGACCCACGCGCTTCGAGTGGCTCAGCCGTGACCGGGCGATCGTCGACGCGATGTCCGTCGACCCGCTCGTCGTCGACGCGAACGTCATCAAGCTGTTCGGACTGGCGGACGCGCTCCGGCTGCTCGGGGTGCCCCGCCGGAACATCGAGCGCGACGTCCCGGTGCTGCTGCAGGTCGGGTCCGACGACAGCCTGGGCGGGCCCCGTTCGGTCGAGCGGCTGGCGCGGGCGTACCGCGGACGCGGCGGCCTGTCCGACGTGACGGTGCAGGTGTACGAGGGTGCCCGCCACGAGGTCTACAACGAGACGAACCGGGACGAGGTCGTCGCGGACCTGGTGGCATGGCTGGGGCGACTCGCTGCGGCGTAG